Proteins co-encoded in one Streptomyces sp. SLBN-31 genomic window:
- the moaA gene encoding GTP 3',8-cyclase MoaA: MLIDTYGRVATDLRVSLTDRCNLRCTYCMPEEGLQWLAKPDLLTDDEIVRLIDIAVTSLGIEEIRFTGGEPLLRPGLVGIVERVARLDPRPQMSLTTNGIGLGRTAKALKDAGLDRVNVSLDTLRPDVFKTLTRRDRHKDVLEGLRAAREAGLTPVKVNTVLMPDLNADEAPDLLAWAVEHDYELRFIEQMPLDAQHGWKREGMVTAGDILASLRTRFDLTPEGAAARGSAPAERWLVDGGPHRVGVIASVTRPFCAACDRTRLTADGQIRTCLFAREETDLRTALRDGSPDEEIARIWRLAMWGKKAGAGLDDPSFVQPDRPMSAIGG, translated from the coding sequence GTGCTCATCGACACCTACGGCCGGGTGGCCACCGACCTGAGGGTCTCGCTGACCGACCGGTGCAATCTTCGCTGCACCTACTGCATGCCCGAGGAAGGCCTGCAGTGGCTGGCCAAGCCTGATCTGCTCACGGACGACGAGATCGTCCGCCTGATCGACATCGCCGTCACCTCCCTGGGCATCGAGGAGATCCGCTTCACCGGCGGAGAACCCCTGCTGCGCCCCGGCCTGGTCGGCATCGTCGAGCGGGTCGCGCGGCTCGACCCCCGCCCCCAGATGTCCCTGACCACCAACGGCATCGGCCTGGGGCGCACGGCGAAGGCCCTGAAGGACGCGGGTCTGGACCGGGTCAACGTCTCCCTGGACACCCTGCGCCCGGACGTCTTCAAGACCCTCACCCGCCGGGACCGCCACAAGGACGTCCTCGAAGGCCTGCGGGCCGCCCGCGAGGCGGGTCTGACCCCGGTGAAGGTCAACACGGTCCTGATGCCTGACCTGAATGCCGATGAGGCCCCCGACCTGCTGGCCTGGGCCGTCGAGCACGACTACGAACTGCGGTTCATCGAGCAGATGCCCCTGGACGCCCAGCACGGCTGGAAGCGCGAGGGCATGGTCACGGCCGGTGACATCCTGGCCTCCCTGCGCACCCGCTTCGACCTCACCCCCGAAGGGGCCGCCGCGCGCGGCTCGGCCCCGGCGGAGCGCTGGCTGGTCGACGGCGGCCCGCACCGGGTGGGCGTCATCGCCTCGGTGACCCGCCCCTTCTGCGCCGCCTGCGACCGCACCCGCCTCACGGCCGACGGCCAGATACGCACCTGCCTGTTCGCCCGGGAGGAAACGGACCTGCGCACCGCCCTGCGCGACGGTTCCCCGGACGAGGAGATCGCCCGCATCTGGCGGCTGGCCATGTGGGGCAAGAAGGCGGGAGCCGGCCTGGACGACCCGTCGTTCGTCCAGCCGGACCGGCCGATGTCGGCCATCGGCGGCTGA
- a CDS encoding cation acetate symporter: protein MSPAQHTLLAAGEASQHRPLIITLFSVFVAATLVITIWAGRQTKDAADFYAGGRQFTGFQNGLAVSGDYMSAASFLGIAGAIALFGYDGFLYSIGFLVAWLVALLLVAEPLRNSGRYTMGDVLAYRMRQRPVRTAAGTSTIVVSIFYLLAQMAGAGVLVSLLLGITSDAGKIGIVALVGVLMIVYVTIGGMKGTTWVQMVKAVLLIVGALLLTFLVLLKFHFNISDLLGSAADNSAKGSAFLEPGLKYGATGTTKLDFISLGIALVLGTAGLPHILIRFYTVPTAKAARKSVIWAIGLIGAFYLMTLALGFGAAALIKPDEIIASNKAGNTAAPLLALHLGGVDSNWGAILLATISAVAFATILAVVAGLTLASSSSFAHDIYANVIKKGTATEKQELGAARWATVGIGAVSIVLGALARDLNVAGLVALAFAVAASANLPTIIYSLFWKRFTTSGALWSIYGGLVTAVGLVLFSPVVSGKPTSMFPDADFHWFPLENPGIISIPVGFLLGILGTYLSKEEPDAGKYAELEVRSLTGTGAH, encoded by the coding sequence ATGAGCCCCGCACAGCACACCCTGCTCGCGGCCGGCGAGGCGAGCCAGCACCGGCCGCTGATCATCACGCTGTTCTCGGTGTTCGTCGCCGCGACCCTCGTGATCACCATCTGGGCCGGCCGCCAGACCAAGGACGCGGCCGACTTCTACGCGGGCGGCCGCCAGTTCACCGGCTTCCAGAACGGCCTCGCCGTCTCCGGCGACTACATGTCCGCCGCGTCCTTCCTCGGCATCGCGGGCGCCATCGCCCTCTTCGGCTACGACGGCTTCCTGTACTCCATCGGCTTCCTGGTCGCCTGGCTGGTCGCCCTGCTCCTGGTGGCCGAGCCACTGCGCAACTCCGGCCGCTACACCATGGGCGACGTCCTCGCCTACCGGATGCGCCAGCGCCCCGTCCGCACGGCGGCCGGCACCTCCACCATCGTCGTGTCGATCTTCTACCTGCTGGCCCAGATGGCGGGCGCCGGCGTTCTGGTCTCCCTGCTGCTCGGCATCACCAGCGACGCCGGCAAGATCGGCATCGTCGCCCTGGTCGGCGTCCTGATGATCGTCTACGTCACCATCGGCGGCATGAAGGGCACCACCTGGGTGCAGATGGTCAAGGCCGTCCTGCTCATCGTCGGCGCCCTGCTGCTGACCTTCCTGGTGCTGCTGAAGTTCCACTTCAACATCTCCGACCTGCTCGGCTCGGCCGCCGACAACAGCGCCAAGGGTTCGGCCTTCCTGGAGCCCGGCCTGAAGTACGGCGCCACGGGCACCACCAAGCTGGACTTCATCTCCCTCGGCATCGCCCTGGTGCTGGGCACCGCCGGCCTGCCGCACATCCTGATCCGCTTCTACACGGTGCCCACCGCCAAGGCCGCCCGTAAGTCCGTGATCTGGGCGATCGGCCTGATCGGCGCCTTCTACCTGATGACCCTCGCCCTCGGCTTCGGCGCCGCGGCCCTGATCAAGCCGGACGAGATCATCGCCTCCAACAAGGCGGGCAACACCGCCGCGCCACTCCTCGCCCTCCACCTCGGCGGCGTCGACTCCAACTGGGGCGCGATCCTGCTCGCCACGATCTCGGCGGTCGCCTTCGCCACCATCCTCGCGGTCGTGGCGGGCCTCACCCTGGCCTCCTCGTCGTCCTTCGCCCACGACATCTACGCCAACGTCATCAAGAAGGGCACGGCCACCGAGAAGCAGGAGCTCGGCGCGGCCCGCTGGGCCACGGTCGGCATCGGCGCCGTCTCCATCGTCCTGGGCGCCCTCGCCCGCGACCTGAACGTCGCCGGCCTGGTCGCCCTCGCCTTCGCGGTCGCCGCCTCCGCCAACCTCCCGACGATCATCTACAGCCTCTTCTGGAAGCGGTTCACCACCTCCGGCGCCCTGTGGTCGATCTACGGCGGCCTGGTCACCGCCGTGGGCCTGGTGCTGTTCTCGCCGGTCGTCTCGGGCAAGCCGACCTCGATGTTCCCGGACGCCGACTTCCACTGGTTCCCGCTGGAGAACCCGGGCATCATCTCGATCCCCGTCGGCTTCCTGCTCGGCATCCTCGGCACCTATCTCTCCAAGGAGGAGCCGGACGCCGGCAAATACGCCGAGCTGGAGGTCCGTTCACTCACCGGAACCGGCGCCCACTGA
- a CDS encoding DUF485 domain-containing protein, with the protein MATETPPPSKTPTQLPPTEEFLAEQESAEFGELRRSYRSFAFPLTVGFIAWYLLYVLLSNYAGDFMGTQLFGNINVALVLGLAQFLTTFLIAWWYSRHAAAKLDPKAEAIKSRMEGGA; encoded by the coding sequence GTGGCCACCGAGACACCGCCCCCCTCGAAGACCCCCACCCAACTCCCCCCGACAGAGGAGTTCCTCGCGGAGCAGGAGAGCGCGGAATTCGGTGAACTGCGCCGCTCCTACCGCTCGTTCGCCTTCCCGCTGACCGTCGGCTTCATCGCCTGGTACCTGCTGTACGTCCTGCTGTCGAACTACGCGGGCGACTTCATGGGCACCCAGCTGTTCGGCAACATCAACGTGGCCCTCGTCCTCGGCCTCGCCCAGTTCCTGACCACGTTCCTCATCGCCTGGTGGTACTCGCGGCACGCCGCCGCCAAGCTCGACCCCAAGGCCGAGGCGATCAAGTCCCGGATGGAGGGCGGCGCATGA
- a CDS encoding S8 family serine peptidase, which produces MVHLRSRRRLALAVPVVLSLTASLGFLPAAAQAAPRVESASPAAAAADTYAYLVNTKTDPYTIKSVKAAIKAAGGSIVVSYDKIGVIVVHSTDLDFAKKIRTVRGVQSAGASRTSPVQAAGTTDEGAAQYLSEAEAAKVEKGSAAGEEPLEADQWDLRAIGADKAAAIDPGSRKVTVAVIDVGVDDTHPDLAPNFSPSQSANCVSGKADTTYGSWRPVDAEHYHGTHVAGEIAAARNGIGVAGVAPGVRVAGITVAQPDENQLFFPESVVCAFVFAADHGVEVTNNSYYVDPWQYNCMDDPDQRAIVDSVNRAQLYAQSKGTLNVAAAGNANDDLDSDALVDDSSPDDSTPVTRTVDPHECFDVPTQLPGVVTVSAVGVKGTKSYYSSYGYGVVDVAAPGGDKYQIPDTPSKNGRILSTMPNNQYGFLQGTSMATPHVAGVAALLKSTHPFATPAQLQALLKAEAVNPGCPSGPYDGDGDGVVDATCVGGKRVNGFYGFGVVDALRAVK; this is translated from the coding sequence ATGGTTCATCTGCGTTCCAGACGTCGGCTCGCGCTCGCGGTGCCGGTCGTGCTGTCGCTGACCGCCTCGCTCGGCTTCCTGCCGGCGGCGGCTCAGGCCGCTCCCCGCGTGGAGTCCGCCTCTCCGGCGGCCGCCGCCGCGGACACGTACGCATACCTCGTCAACACGAAGACGGACCCCTACACGATCAAGTCGGTCAAGGCGGCGATCAAGGCGGCCGGCGGTTCGATCGTGGTGTCGTACGACAAGATCGGTGTCATCGTGGTCCATTCCACGGACCTCGACTTCGCCAAGAAGATACGCACCGTACGTGGCGTGCAGTCCGCGGGTGCCTCGCGCACCTCGCCGGTACAGGCGGCGGGGACCACGGACGAGGGTGCGGCGCAGTACCTGTCCGAGGCCGAGGCCGCGAAGGTCGAGAAGGGCTCGGCGGCCGGTGAGGAGCCGCTGGAGGCCGACCAGTGGGACCTCAGGGCGATCGGCGCCGACAAGGCCGCCGCGATCGACCCGGGCAGCAGGAAGGTGACGGTCGCCGTGATCGACGTGGGCGTCGACGACACCCACCCCGACCTCGCCCCGAACTTCTCCCCCTCGCAGTCCGCGAACTGCGTCAGCGGCAAGGCGGACACGACCTACGGCTCCTGGCGGCCGGTGGACGCCGAGCACTACCACGGCACGCACGTGGCGGGTGAGATCGCCGCGGCCCGCAACGGCATCGGTGTCGCGGGCGTCGCGCCCGGCGTGCGGGTCGCCGGCATCACGGTGGCCCAGCCGGACGAGAACCAGCTGTTCTTCCCCGAGAGCGTCGTGTGCGCGTTCGTGTTCGCCGCCGACCACGGCGTCGAGGTCACCAACAACAGCTACTACGTTGATCCATGGCAGTACAACTGCATGGACGACCCCGATCAGCGCGCCATCGTTGATTCGGTCAACAGGGCCCAGCTGTACGCACAGAGCAAGGGCACGCTCAATGTGGCCGCCGCGGGCAACGCCAACGACGACCTCGACTCGGACGCCCTCGTCGACGACTCCAGCCCCGACGACTCGACTCCGGTGACCCGGACGGTCGACCCGCACGAGTGCTTCGACGTGCCGACCCAGCTGCCGGGCGTCGTCACGGTCAGCGCGGTGGGCGTCAAGGGCACCAAGTCGTACTACTCCAGCTACGGCTACGGAGTCGTCGACGTCGCGGCGCCCGGTGGCGACAAGTACCAGATCCCGGACACGCCGTCGAAGAACGGCCGCATCCTGTCCACCATGCCGAACAACCAGTACGGCTTCCTGCAGGGCACGTCGATGGCCACGCCGCACGTGGCCGGCGTCGCCGCGCTGCTGAAGTCGACGCATCCGTTCGCGACCCCGGCCCAACTGCAGGCCCTGCTCAAGGCGGAGGCCGTCAACCCGGGCTGCCCGAGCGGCCCCTACGACGGGGACGGCGACGGCGTCGTCGACGCGACCTGCGTCGGCGGCAAGCGGGTCAACGGCTTCTACGGCTTCGGCGTCGTCGACGCGCTGCGCGCGGTGAAGTGA
- a CDS encoding S8 family serine peptidase, which translates to MTAPHPRSRRVLALPLGMAMATALAFLPNITASAAEAAPTATATTTAGDATSLSYVVNVRPGHGPSARVKKAIAEADGTIVTSYDQIGVIVVHSSNADFAKILRAVPGVESAGNTRNAPLPAQSTDDMGTPKVLSAREVAAAQAADGQDPLEPQQWDLAAIKADKAHEVSLGSPKVTVAVIDTGVDDTHPDIAPNFDRAASVNCVAGKPDTADGAWRPSASESPHGTHVAGEIAAAKNGVGMTGVAPGVKVAGIKVANPDGYFYTEAVVCGFVWAAEHGVDVTNNSYYTDPWYFNCTDDPDQKALVDAVTRASRYAEKRGAVNVAAAGNENYDLAADTITDPVSPNDGTPSDRVIDPTKCFDIPTQLPGVVTVAATGAKGLKSSFSNHGLGVIDVAAPGGDSTRYQTPAPPATSGLILGTLPGGKWGYMAGTSMASPHVAAVAALIKSTHPHATPALVKALLYAEADATPCTDPYDIDGDGKVDAVCEGTKNRNGFYGWGTVDALAAVTK; encoded by the coding sequence ATGACAGCGCCTCACCCGCGCTCGCGCCGCGTGCTCGCCCTTCCGCTGGGGATGGCGATGGCGACGGCCCTCGCGTTCCTGCCGAACATCACGGCCTCGGCGGCGGAGGCCGCGCCGACGGCCACGGCCACGACCACGGCCGGTGACGCCACCTCGCTCAGCTACGTCGTCAACGTCCGCCCGGGGCACGGCCCTTCGGCGCGTGTGAAGAAGGCGATCGCCGAGGCAGACGGCACGATCGTGACGTCGTACGACCAGATAGGCGTGATCGTCGTCCACTCGTCGAACGCCGACTTCGCCAAGATCCTGCGCGCGGTGCCCGGCGTGGAGTCGGCGGGCAACACCCGCAACGCGCCGCTGCCCGCCCAGTCGACCGACGACATGGGCACGCCGAAGGTGCTCTCCGCACGGGAGGTCGCCGCCGCGCAGGCCGCCGACGGGCAGGATCCGCTCGAACCCCAGCAGTGGGACCTGGCCGCCATCAAGGCGGACAAGGCGCACGAGGTGTCGCTGGGCAGTCCCAAGGTGACGGTCGCCGTCATCGACACCGGCGTCGACGACACCCACCCCGACATCGCGCCCAACTTCGACCGCGCGGCGTCGGTCAACTGCGTGGCGGGCAAGCCGGACACGGCGGACGGCGCCTGGCGGCCGAGCGCCTCGGAGAGCCCGCACGGCACCCACGTGGCGGGCGAGATCGCGGCCGCGAAGAACGGCGTCGGCATGACGGGCGTGGCGCCCGGGGTGAAGGTCGCCGGCATCAAGGTGGCCAACCCCGACGGCTACTTCTACACCGAGGCCGTGGTCTGCGGCTTCGTGTGGGCGGCCGAGCACGGCGTCGACGTGACGAACAACAGCTATTACACCGACCCGTGGTACTTCAACTGCACCGACGACCCGGACCAGAAGGCACTGGTGGACGCCGTCACCCGGGCCTCGCGGTACGCGGAGAAGCGGGGTGCCGTCAATGTCGCGGCGGCCGGCAACGAGAACTACGACCTCGCCGCCGACACGATCACGGACCCGGTGTCGCCGAACGACGGCACGCCCTCGGACCGGGTGATCGACCCGACCAAGTGCTTCGACATACCGACCCAGTTGCCGGGTGTGGTGACGGTCGCGGCCACGGGCGCCAAGGGCCTGAAGTCGTCCTTCTCCAACCACGGCCTGGGCGTCATCGACGTCGCCGCGCCGGGCGGCGACTCGACCCGCTACCAGACCCCGGCCCCGCCGGCCACCAGCGGCCTGATCCTGGGCACGCTGCCCGGCGGCAAGTGGGGCTACATGGCGGGGACGTCGATGGCCTCGCCGCACGTCGCGGCGGTCGCCGCATTGATCAAGTCAACGCACCCGCACGCTACGCCGGCCCTGGTGAAGGCGCTGCTCTACGCGGAGGCCGACGCCACGCCGTGCACGGACCCGTACGACATCGACGGCGACGGCAAGGTCGACGCGGTGTGCGAGGGGACGAAGAACCGCAACGGCTTCTACGGCTGGGGCACGGTTGACGCGTTGGCCGCGGTGACCAAGTGA
- a CDS encoding CoA transferase codes for MTAIKFAWAELGGDPALLSRMSTSAREGALQGRLPVRELARACVGACALAAAELGARRAGLAQMPRVRVDDGAVATAFHSERHLQVDGRAPVVFAPLSRFWRTADGWVRTHANYPHHRARLLDVLRVPEDVAAVEAALARRSSLEVEEAVYEAGGLAVALRTPKEWAAHEQAAEVGRRRLVERERLDSAPARVLRPLDGPALLPAAGLRVLDLTRVLAGPVATRTLALLGADVLRLDPPHLPELPDQHTDTGFGKRSALLDLTADRRAFEDLLARADVVVTGYRPGALDRFGLSPEALAERRPGLVVAQVSAWGAYGPWRGRRGFDSLVQVATGIAALEGSAGQPGALPAQALDHGTGYLLAAAVLRALTEQSYDGGGRSVRLALARTAAWLVNDVEAEGPGDAEYDGPGPWLTETDSALGRLRHALPPVSFDGGPADWARPPEPWGSGTARWV; via the coding sequence ATGACTGCAATCAAGTTCGCATGGGCCGAGCTGGGCGGCGATCCCGCCCTGCTCTCCAGGATGTCGACCTCCGCACGGGAGGGCGCTCTCCAAGGGCGCCTTCCCGTACGGGAGCTGGCGCGGGCCTGTGTCGGTGCCTGTGCGCTGGCCGCCGCCGAGCTGGGGGCGCGGCGGGCCGGGCTCGCGCAGATGCCCCGGGTGCGGGTCGACGACGGGGCGGTCGCCACCGCGTTCCACAGTGAGCGGCATCTGCAGGTCGACGGGCGGGCGCCGGTCGTCTTCGCGCCGCTGTCGCGGTTCTGGCGGACCGCGGACGGGTGGGTGCGCACCCACGCCAACTACCCCCACCACCGGGCCCGGCTGCTGGACGTGCTGCGGGTGCCCGAGGACGTGGCCGCCGTCGAGGCGGCGCTGGCGCGGCGGTCCTCGCTGGAGGTCGAGGAGGCTGTGTACGAGGCCGGCGGCCTCGCGGTGGCGCTGCGGACACCGAAGGAGTGGGCCGCCCACGAGCAGGCCGCCGAGGTGGGCCGGCGTCGGCTCGTCGAGCGCGAGCGGCTCGACTCCGCACCCGCGCGCGTGCTGCGGCCTCTCGACGGACCCGCGCTGCTGCCCGCCGCCGGGCTGCGCGTCCTGGACCTGACCCGGGTGCTCGCCGGACCGGTCGCCACGCGCACGCTCGCCCTGCTCGGCGCGGACGTCCTGCGCCTCGACCCCCCGCACCTGCCCGAACTGCCCGACCAGCACACGGACACGGGCTTCGGGAAGCGGTCGGCGCTGCTGGACCTCACGGCCGACCGGCGTGCGTTCGAGGACCTGCTCGCGCGCGCGGACGTCGTCGTCACCGGCTACCGGCCGGGCGCCCTGGACCGGTTCGGGCTGTCGCCCGAGGCGCTGGCCGAGCGGCGGCCGGGACTGGTCGTGGCACAGGTGTCGGCGTGGGGCGCGTACGGGCCGTGGCGCGGGCGGCGGGGCTTCGACAGCCTGGTGCAGGTCGCGACCGGCATCGCCGCCCTGGAGGGCTCGGCGGGACAGCCGGGCGCGCTGCCGGCGCAGGCCCTGGACCACGGGACGGGGTATCTGCTGGCGGCCGCGGTACTGCGGGCGCTGACCGAGCAGTCGTACGACGGCGGCGGCCGGTCCGTGCGGCTGGCGCTGGCCCGGACGGCCGCGTGGCTCGTGAACGACGTCGAGGCGGAGGGTCCGGGCGACGCCGAGTACGACGGTCCGGGGCCCTGGCTGACCGAGACGGACAGCGCCCTGGGCCGACTGCGGCACGCCCTGCCGCCGGTGTCCTTCGACGGTGGGCCGGCCGACTGGGCGCGCCCGCCGGAGCCGTGGGGGTCCGGCACCGCGCGTTGGGTCTGA